CGGAGCCAGCTTGATCCCCTTCCTCAGCAACAAGAGAATCGCTGACGACAAGAAGAGACATGTCGGCGGCGAAGGGGAAGAGGAGGCGGGCGGCGTGTGGCAGAAGACGATACTCATGGGGGAGAAGTGTCAGCCGCTCGACTTCTCAGGGGCGATACACTACGACAGTTCCGGGAGGCAGCTGTCGTCACCGCGGACGCCGCTCCGTACCCCGATGACTTCCTTCGCCTTccacgaagaagaagacgaagaagaagtctCTCTTCCATGAACATCCTTCATCCCTCTATGTTATGCTGGCTTCATCTCAACTCCCTCCTTTTTCTTTCGTCTCTGCTTGCGGTGTGATTGGTTCTTTGTTTGGAAGTATGTTTTACTGTGCAAATGATCGAAGGAGTGCGTAGGTTTTCATCGAGTTCGTCTTTTCGTGCCTTATTCTCTATTAGATACCTGTAACGAAGAAACCATGGCGAAGTGAAGACAGTCGTGGTTGATGACCGATGGATTACGGCAATCGCGTGTACCTGTGAATATGAAAGGGTTGACCAAATCCCTTTGCAATGTTAGCATCGATGGGGACTTTATTCTTTATAATACAATGTCACATTGAGGTTGTGCTtaaacatataaatatatgtgCTTACATATACAAACATCAATTTGATTGCTCAAAATTAGATCATGAACATGAGTCATCAGGATGGATCTtcgatactcctcattttgattaGAAAATAGTTCATGAAAACTTTACTTTTTTCTGTTACAGGTGTCATTTAATAACATcaaaaaagatattttatattattattagacAACTCGATTATAGAATTAGCGTGAtagaaaaatgattgaaaataatatttaaatgtaCAATCAAATTACTCGATAAATATTCAGTAATAATTCAATTAGATCAAACCGTTATTGTTACATGTCAGAAAAATAGGACACGTCCAGCTGCGATCGTCGTGGCAACGGTTTGTGTAACGGCTGTTATTTATAACCTAATTCCTTTTTCGAACCTCCGAGGAATCTCCCTCCTCCTCCGTCCGTCTGCTCCGGCAGCGGCGACTACTCGGACGGTGACGATGGGCGTGGCTGAGCGAATGGAGCCAAACAGAATGACAGCTCCCCGTCGTTCACTACCTTCGAGCTGGAGGAGCTCGACGGCGACCCTTTTCACGCTCTCCTTTTGAACCCGTTGTTCTGCTTGAAGGTAAAGAAAGAGTTCGACTGCTAATTGCTTTTTTCTTCACAGGATTAGCGTGATTGTTCATCATGGGTGCGCATTTTTTTGGTTGCCGTTCTTGTTAGGTTTTTCTTGTCCTTTGTTGTTTATCAGTTTGATTATTTACATTCTCCTATACATTATTGATGATTTATGCTTTTATTCGTTCGGCATAAgtgttatttgatattttattgagTTTAAATTTAGCAAAAACTATTAGCAGAAGTCTTTCGATCTAATGTATTGAGGGTTTGGAGAAATATTGCACATGAAGTTTTCATAGTGTCGAtgaagaaaatattattattaggtAATTAAAACCTAAGGGACTAGACTGCAGAGTCTGGATGctttatgatttgatctttctTTCAACAAGAGATATACCATTTACAGCTTCATATGTGATCTTCTTATTAGGTAGATTTGGTAGATTAAAGGAGAAGTAAAATGTCTCATACGAAAGGGAAAGATTATCTATTTTTAATTGTTAAATTAGTAGATCCACCTGTTGGCAACATATACATTATTCTGAAAAGAATTGAGAAAACCTTATATATTCTGTTGTATTTTCCAGCAGCAGATGCAGCACCCTTGATAAACTCTTACTTCTTTTGTTGCAAAAATGTGGGTTCTACATCACGTCCTGACCTCAGTGTTTAATCTGTAGTTTTGTCAGAAGGCCCCTTTGGAACCTTCAATATCAAAGGTAGAAACCCATTAAACATGGCTGATATAAAAATTCATATGGTGAAATTAATCTACATAATTCTTCTCCTAGTTACCTGTGTTTGATCTGAGACATTTGTCATTGTTTTTTGTTCCTTTGTCCATGATTTCACTTTTATCGGAGGAGATCGCTGCCTCTGTGTACAGCAGTCTACAACCCTATAATGATTGTCTCTTGGATATTTCTCTTCTCCATGGAAGTTAGCGCTTCTTTTAAAATCCAATTTTCATTTGACCTGATCATGCAGCTCTTGTTTGTTCCTTAGTAAAAAGAAATgtaatgtcatcatcaaaattcttcTGCAAAATCATCCAAGAAATCTAGTGACCTGAAACAGCAAAGGTAAAACTAAAATTTCCATGCATCCTTTTCCATAGAACAGATGGGTCACAAGCAAAGAAAGAACCTTTTTAAAATTTAAGACTGTCTATTGATCTATTCTACAGCTTTGGGATCAGTAAGTTGTAAGCAAAGATCGTATATCAAATGAGAAACTTATAGATAAATTAATATATTGCTTGATACAACGAACAAGAAATATCGTTGTTATATGCTGATCACGAATGAATAGTCCTATGATTAGTGATACCAGGTAAATTACATTAACATATATAGACATGTTTAGGACATATATAAGGTACTGCATATTATACTGCATAATGGAAGATGCAGGCTCCACATCTGAGACCTATGATGAATGGGAGTAACCTTATTTACTCTTTAAGTGGAGAGATTTGGAGACAAGGCtacaaatttaaaaagttcaattTAACTCCCTTTAAGGAACCTTATCTTTATTTCCATTTGGAGGAACCACATGTAGAGAGAGACAAGAGCTCTCAAAATTAAATGAGTAGCTTGGTTTATGGTACTCATGTAAGAAGGAAGGGAGATGCTCATGGCTAGTGGCTTTGGAAAAGATGGGTGAGGTCTTTCGTGGGTAGGTGGGACAATTCTTTTGGAATTGGCTTTGACCTTGAAATTCTCAGTCTGATTTTACTTTGAAAACAAATTTGGTGTCAGACCAAATCATCCGTAATTTTCTTTTTCAGTTATATATCTAGTTCGTggttcatatgatattatctagttTGTTAGTTCATAGATGATATAAATATCAAGCATTTTGTTGATTCGTGATATGAATTAGTTGtcataaccattcttgattaattggGCAATGACGCAAAAATAATTGATCATTTTCTTACTTTTTTACTTTACGACTTTTTATCCAAACTATGCCTCCTTTTAGTACCAAATGGcatttttttcttgtatattATGAATTTTAACTTGTTATACAATGTTTCAAACATTTACAATTTtgaaaaaatcatataaatttgTTCAGATCTTTATCTTTATTATATGGCTATACTATGTCACAAGATTACATAACAAGTAGATAAAGCATGATATTACAATTTGATGAATCGGAGTTTTGCCCACACAAACTAGAAAGGAGAAGAATCTGGGTAAACCAAATGATGCTTGCAATTTTAGGAAAAAATTAAATCAGATGTGCATTATAGTAATTTAGCCCTTTTAATTAGTAATTTAACCAAAACCACTGATATTTACAAACTGGGGATGTAAATCATTGTAATTAGTTTTTCTTCAGTCTTAGCTGTGTTACCTACCCGAAAATGAACCCTTTTAAACACCATTTGACTCGTATTTAGGACTTGCAAATTAAGATGGCAACTAATAACTTACAAGATTGAATTTGTCTGGGATCTGCAATGATATAAATATCAGCCAAGCTAAAGCCATCTATATATCCCTTTTTATCTTCTTGATCTCTCCTATGGCAGCACTGGCAATCTCCGTGTATCTGCCGAGCCACCACTTCTGTTCTTGATGAC
The DNA window shown above is from Musa acuminata AAA Group cultivar baxijiao chromosome BXJ2-4, Cavendish_Baxijiao_AAA, whole genome shotgun sequence and carries:
- the LOC135609500 gene encoding uncharacterized protein LOC135609500, with translation MAIGDLFHTMSALMETCKKQVSHVARRLRSHPSLSKLTAVGTRKDGGRGGAPFLHRGASLIPFLSNKRIADDKKRHVGGEGEEEAGGVWQKTILMGEKCQPLDFSGAIHYDSSGRQLSSPRTPLRTPMTSFAFHEEEDEEEVSLP